The Pseudoxanthomonas sp. SL93 genome segment CGGTGCACTGGCTGGTGCTGCTGCTCGGCCAGGACGTGGTGGACGCCGACGTGCTGGGCGTGACGTCGGACCGCATGAGCCGTGGCCATCGCTTCGAACACGACAAGGCCGTGTGGATCGGCCAGCCGGACGACTACGTGGACGCCCTGCGGGGCGCGCGCGTGCTCGTCGACAGCGACGAACGCCGTGCGCGCATCCTGTCGGAAGTGCAGAAGGCGGCAGCCCGGGCCGGCGGCAGCGCGCGCGTCACCGACGACAACCTGGAACAGGTGGTCTGCCTGACCGAGTGGCCGGCCGCGGTGCTGTGCAGTTTCGAATCCGCGTTCCTCGCGGTGCCGCAGGAAGCGTTGATCGAAACGATGGAGATCAACCAGAAGTTCTTCCCGGTGCTCAGCGATGGCGGCAAGCTGACCGAGCATTTCATCGGCATCGCCAACATCGAATCGCAGAACGTCGAGGAAGTGCGCAAGGGCTACGAGCGCGTGATCCGTCCGCGTTTCAGCGATGCGAAGTTCTTCTTCGACGAGGACCTCAAGCAGGGCCTGGCCTCGATGGGCGATGGCCTGAAGACCGTCACCTACCAGGCCAAGCTGGGCACCGTCGCCGACAAGGTCGCGCGCGTGGCGGCACTGGCGGAAACCATCGCCTCGCAGGTGAGTGCTGATCCGTCGCAGGCGCGCCGCGCCGCGGAACTGGCGAAGAATGACCTGCAGTCGCGCATGGTCAACGAGTTCCCCGAGCTGCAGGGCATCGCCGGCCGCCACTACGCCATCGCGGCGGGTGAGCCGAAGGAGATCGCGCTGGCCATCGACGAGGCCTACCAGCCGCGCTTCGCCGGCGACGACATCGCGCTGTCGCCGCTGGGCAAGGTGCTGGCGATTGCCGAACGCCTGGACACGCTGGCGGGCGGGTTCGCCGCCGGGCTGAAGCCGACCGGCAACAAGGATCCGTTTGCGCTGCGGCGGAATGCGTTGGGGCTGGCGCGCACGGTGATCGAGAGCGGGTTCAATGTTTCGATCAAGGAACTGATCGCGAAGGCGGTGGACGCCATCGGCCCGCTGCCGACCGGCAAGGACGGCGCAACTGCCACGGCGGACGCGGGCGAACTCTACGACTTCATCCTCGACCGCCTGCGCGGCTACTACGCCGACAAGGGCGTGCCCGCCGCGCACTTCAACGCCGTCGCGGAACTGAAGCCGGCATCGCTGTACGACTTCGACACGCGCCTGGATGCCATCGGCACGTTCGCCACGCTGCCGGAAGCCGAGGCGCTGGCCGCGGCCAACAAGCGCATCGGCAACATCCTGAAGAAGGCCGACATCGCCATCCCGCATGCGATCGATCGCACGCTGCTGACCGATCCGGCGGAAAGCGCGCTGGCCGAGGCGGTGGAAGCGGTGCTCGGCGAAACCGACGAGGCGTTGCACCACCACGACTACGTCACCGTGCTGAACCACCTCGCCCGCCTGCGTCCGCAGGTGGATGCGTTCTTCGACGGTGTGATGGTGAATGCCGATGACCCGGCCATCCGTGCCAACCGCCTGGCCCTGCTCAAGCGCCTGTCGGACCGCTTCCGAGCGGTCGCAGCCATCGAGCACCTGTCGAACTGAGTCAGACCCGGGCGCGTTGCTGAACGTCATCCCGGCGCAAGCCGGGACCCGGTGACGTTCGCCAGGCGCACCCGGATGCGGACCGGAAGCATTGCTCGCCGCTTTCGCAGCGATGGTGCGTCGCGCATTGTCGACGTCGTGTTCGTCCCGCGCCTGGCGTGCCGTGACACGCCGACCGGAAGCCTGCGATGCCCATCTCGCACTAGCGCCCCATTCACTCCGCTTAACCCGCACCGGTTATCCTGCCCGCATGCGACGAATCCCCCGGCTCGCCACCGCCCTGCTCCTGCTTGCCGCTGCCGGCCCGGCCTGGGCGGCGGCCACCGTGGACAAGGTGCAGATCGTGGGTCTGAGTGACGTGTTGATGGTGGAAAACGTCAACGTGGCGCTGTCGCTCAACGATTCGCTGGGCAGGCGCCTGGGGGAATCGCGACTGGAGTACCTGCTCAATGAAGCCGTCGCCGAAACGCGCGAGGCACTGGAGCCCTTCGGCTACTACTCGCCCACCGTCACCGTCGAGGCGCCCCGCAGCGAGGATGCCGAGGACGAACGCCTGACCGTCACCTTGCGCATCGAGCTGGGCGAACCCGTGCGCGTGCGGAATGCCGACCTGTCCATCGAAGGCGAAGGCGGTGAAGACCGCTACCTGAAGGAAGACCTGGCCGCCTTCACGCCGAAGGTGGGCGAGGTGTTCGACCACACCACCTACGAAGCCAGCAAACTGAAGATCGTGCGGCGCCTGGCCGATCGTGGCTACTTCGACGCCGACTTCACCCATCGCCGCGTCGAGGTCACGCGCGCCGACCGCGCCGCGGACATCGCGCTGGGATGGGTCAGCGGCATCCGTTACGACATGGGGCCGACCACCTTCCACCAGGACAAGTTCGACCCGGGCCTGCTGGAGAAACTCGTCTACTGGGAAGAAGGCAGCTATTTCCACCAGGGCAAGCTGGACCGCCTGCGCGAGTCACTGGTGGGACTGGACTACTTCAGCAACATCGACATCCAGGCCAATCCGGACAAGGCGGTGGATGGCCGCGTGCCGGTGGACGTGAACCTGGCGCTGGCCAAGCGCGACATCTACACCGCCGGCGTCAGCTACGGCACCGAAAGCGGCCCCGGTATCCGCATGGGACTGGACCGGCGCTACGTCAACTCGCGTGGGCACAAGCTGTCCACCCAGCTGGACTACGCCACCAAGCGCAAGATCCTGTCGGCGCAGTACCGCATCCCGGCGTTCAAGTGGCTGGACGGCTGGTACACCATCGGCGTGCAGGCCAGCGACGAACAGACCGACTACATCGACCTGCGACACGTGGAATTCATCGGCAGTCGCAGCGGCCAGGTCAGCGACGACTGGACCGCCGTGGCCTCGCTGCATGCGTTGCGCGAGCGCTGGCGCTATTTCGAGACCGAGGAAGACGCCGAAGCCGGCATCGGCGCCTACCGCTATGCCACGTTCACCTATCCCTCGTTCAAGGTCGACTATCTGAATGCGCCCGTGGCATCCAACCGGCCGGACCGGCTGGCTGGTTCGCTGCTGCTGCGCGGCGGCGTGCAGGGCGTGGGCTCGGATGCCAACTTCGCGCAGTTCCACCTGCGTGCACGCTGGTCGCAGCAGTACAAGACCAACAGCGCACTGATCGTGCGCGGCGAATACGGCCACACGTTCACCGATGCGCTGGTGGACATGCCGCCTTCGCTGCGCTTCTTCGCCGGTGGCGACAACAGCATCCGCGGCTATGCATGGCGTGAAGTGGGCCCGCGCAACGGCGACTACGCCTTGGGCGCCAAGAACGTGCTGACGGCCAGCGTGGAGTACGAGTACTACCTCGGTGGCGGGCCGTGGGGCGGCG includes the following:
- a CDS encoding autotransporter assembly complex family protein, with the protein product MRRIPRLATALLLLAAAGPAWAAATVDKVQIVGLSDVLMVENVNVALSLNDSLGRRLGESRLEYLLNEAVAETREALEPFGYYSPTVTVEAPRSEDAEDERLTVTLRIELGEPVRVRNADLSIEGEGGEDRYLKEDLAAFTPKVGEVFDHTTYEASKLKIVRRLADRGYFDADFTHRRVEVTRADRAADIALGWVSGIRYDMGPTTFHQDKFDPGLLEKLVYWEEGSYFHQGKLDRLRESLVGLDYFSNIDIQANPDKAVDGRVPVDVNLALAKRDIYTAGVSYGTESGPGIRMGLDRRYVNSRGHKLSTQLDYATKRKILSAQYRIPAFKWLDGWYTIGVQASDEQTDYIDLRHVEFIGSRSGQVSDDWTAVASLHALRERWRYFETEEDAEAGIGAYRYATFTYPSFKVDYLNAPVASNRPDRLAGSLLLRGGVQGVGSDANFAQFHLRARWSQQYKTNSALIVRGEYGHTFTDALVDMPPSLRFFAGGDNSIRGYAWREVGPRNGDYALGAKNVLTASVEYEYYLGGGPWGGAVFVDTGSAFDGTRPDLSTGVGIGLRWRSPVGPVRLDIGHGLNDPDSQFQIYLNIGTSL
- the glyS gene encoding glycine--tRNA ligase subunit beta, which encodes MSEQKSLLIELGTEELPVKALPGLAQAFFEGVVAALEKRGVGFERGDAKPLYTPRRLAVLLPAVEVEQPEQKSEVLGPYVNIALDANGAPTKALEGFAAKAGIDWTELERTTDGKGERFVHRAVKPGAKTAALLPDIVREAIAGMPIPKPMRWGDHDYAFARPVHWLVLLLGQDVVDADVLGVTSDRMSRGHRFEHDKAVWIGQPDDYVDALRGARVLVDSDERRARILSEVQKAAARAGGSARVTDDNLEQVVCLTEWPAAVLCSFESAFLAVPQEALIETMEINQKFFPVLSDGGKLTEHFIGIANIESQNVEEVRKGYERVIRPRFSDAKFFFDEDLKQGLASMGDGLKTVTYQAKLGTVADKVARVAALAETIASQVSADPSQARRAAELAKNDLQSRMVNEFPELQGIAGRHYAIAAGEPKEIALAIDEAYQPRFAGDDIALSPLGKVLAIAERLDTLAGGFAAGLKPTGNKDPFALRRNALGLARTVIESGFNVSIKELIAKAVDAIGPLPTGKDGATATADAGELYDFILDRLRGYYADKGVPAAHFNAVAELKPASLYDFDTRLDAIGTFATLPEAEALAAANKRIGNILKKADIAIPHAIDRTLLTDPAESALAEAVEAVLGETDEALHHHDYVTVLNHLARLRPQVDAFFDGVMVNADDPAIRANRLALLKRLSDRFRAVAAIEHLSN